The stretch of DNA ACCCCGCCACGGAAGACTTCGCCAATTCGGCATCAGCAGGGGCTGACAATGCCAGGGCCCACGTCGAGTCCACCGTGACGAACTGTCCCAATACCCGAATCGTGCTCGGTGGCTACTCGCAAGGCGCGCTGACCATCGATCTGATAACCGCGATCCCGGTATCGTTCGCCGGGTTCACTCCCGCACCGATGCCACCCGAGCTGGCGAATCACGTTGCAGCGGTGGTGGTCTTCGGCAATCCGATGGACAGATACGTCGGGGCACCGCTGACAGCGGTGAGCCCGCTCTATGCGGACAAGGCCATTGACTTGTGCGCCGCTGGCGATCCGATCTGCTCGCCCGGCGGCGGTATGTCGGCGCCGACCCATGACGAGATGTTCTCCGATGCGCACCTGTCCTATGTGCGATCGGGGATGGCCAGTCAAGGCGCGACGTTCGCTACGGGGCGGGTCTCGCCGGCAGGCATGTGAGCAAGTAGCGACCGAGCCGCCAACCAGCAGGCGCAGTAGCTAAAGCGGCGCGCTGAATTCGTCCTGATTAACGCGCCATCTCCTCCTCGAGTGCCACGACGAATGCGTCGACATCGGCCTCGGTGGTGTCGAACGAACACATCCAGCGGACGTCCCCGGCCGCCTCGTCCCAGAAGTAGAACCGGAATCGCTTCTGCAGCCGTTCGCTGACTTCACGCGGGAGCCGGGCGAAGACCGCGTTTGCCTGCACCGGATACAGCAGCCGCACCCCCTCGACGGCGCGCACCCCTTCGGCGAGGCGTTTCGCCATCTGGTTGGCGTGCCGGGCGTTGCGCAGCCAAAGGTCCTTGGCCAGTAGCGCTTCCAGCTGAACCGCGACGAAGCGCATTTTGGAGTGCAGCTGCATCGAGAGCTTGCGCAAATGCTTCATGTGGCTGGCCGCACCCTGATTCAGCACCACGACCGCCTCGCCCAACAGCGCGCCGTTCTTGGTGCCGCCCAGTGACAGGATGTCAACGCCGGCCTCGGAAGTGAATGCGCGCATCGGAATATCAAGTGCTGCACCCGCATTGGCGATCCGTGAACCGTCCATGTGCACTTTCATGTTCCTGGCGTGGGCGTGCTCACAGATCGCGCGGATCTCGTCGGGTGTGTACAGCGTGCCCAGCTCGGTGCTTTGCGTGATCGAAACGACCTGCGGCATCGCCCGGTGCTCGTCGGCCCAGCCCCAGGCCTGTCGGTCGATCAGCTCCGGGGTGAGCTTGCCATCGGCCGTCGGCACGGTGAGCAGTTTGAGCCCACCCATCCGTTCGGGCGCGCCGCACTCGTCGACGTTGATGTGCGCGGTGTCGGCGCATACCACCGCACCCCAACGATCGGTGAGAGCCTGTAGCGCAACGACATTCGCACCGGTGCCGTTGAAGACGGGAAAGGCCTCTGCGGTGGGGCCGAAGTGGTCACGAATGATGTTTTGCAGGTTCTCGGTGTACGCGTCGTCACCGTAGGCAACCTGGTGCCCCCCGTTGGCAAGCGCGAGAGCGGCGAGAATCTCCGGGTGAACGCCTGCGTAGTTGTCACTGGCGAAGCTGCGAACATCCGGGTCGTGGCGTCGTTGAGCATCGGTGTGGTTCACCGGCTCACCGGGTTGCCCTCGTCGTCCCAATTCGCGGCCACCTTTTTGCTCGGTTGCACCCGCGGCGGCTCGCCCGGCATCTTCGGATAGCTCGGCGGGTACGGCAGATCGCCGAGCCCACGCTCCTCGTCGGCCTTGACCATCTCCATCAGTGGCTCTAATGACTGGGCCACCGAATCGATTCCCTCCCATGGGTCGTCGCGGCCGGCGACGAAACCGGGTGCGGTGGTGATGGTGTAGTTGTCGGGGTCGGCGTCGCGCAGCTCATCCCACGTCAACGGCATCGACACCGTCGCGATCGGCGTCTTGCGCGCCGAATACGCCGACGCGAAGGTGCGGTCGCGGGCGTTCTGGTTGTAGTCGATGAAGATTCGCTTGCCACGCTCTTCTTTCCACCATGAGGTGGTGACCGCATCGGGTGCCCGCCGCTGGACCTCTCGAGCCAGCGCGATACCCGCCCGCCGCACCGCGATGAAATCCCAATCCGGCTTGATGCGAAGGAAGATGTGCACGCCGCGACCGCCGGATGTCTTCGGATAGCCGACCAGGCCGAGTTCGTCGAGCACCGGCTTGAGCACGTCGACGGCTATTGCGCGAGCCTCCTTGAAAGCGGTGCCCGGCTGCGGATCCAGGTCGACGCGAAGTTCGTCGGGATGCTCGGTGTCAGCGCATCGCACCTGCCACGGGTGCAGCGTGATGGTGCCCATCTGCGCGGCCCACACGATCGCCGCCGCGTGAGTCACCTTGAGCGCGTCCGCAGTTCGGCCCGACGGGAACGTCACCACACAGGTTTCCAGATAATCCGGCGCGTGCTTGGGGATTCGTTTCTGATAGATCTCCTCGCCCTCGATGCCGTCGGGAAAGCGCTGCAGATGTGTCGGCCGGTCGCGCAGCGCCGTGAGCATCGGACCACTCGCGACGGCAAGGTAATACTCGACGAGCTTGCGCTTGGTGCCGTCGGAGCCCAGCTTCGGGAAATACACCTTGTCAGGATTGGTCAGCCGGACCTTGACCCCGT from Mycobacterium sp. JS623 encodes:
- a CDS encoding threonine aldolase family protein — translated: MNHTDAQRRHDPDVRSFASDNYAGVHPEILAALALANGGHQVAYGDDAYTENLQNIIRDHFGPTAEAFPVFNGTGANVVALQALTDRWGAVVCADTAHINVDECGAPERMGGLKLLTVPTADGKLTPELIDRQAWGWADEHRAMPQVVSITQSTELGTLYTPDEIRAICEHAHARNMKVHMDGSRIANAGAALDIPMRAFTSEAGVDILSLGGTKNGALLGEAVVVLNQGAASHMKHLRKLSMQLHSKMRFVAVQLEALLAKDLWLRNARHANQMAKRLAEGVRAVEGVRLLYPVQANAVFARLPREVSERLQKRFRFYFWDEAAGDVRWMCSFDTTEADVDAFVVALEEEMAR
- a CDS encoding cutinase family protein; this translates as MSAHAVVCFVGSAVVTTWAALCAPFAISSAFAAACPDVEVVFARATTEPPGVGQVGQAFVDSLRSQVGGRSVAVYPVDYPATEDFANSASAGADNARAHVESTVTNCPNTRIVLGGYSQGALTIDLITAIPVSFAGFTPAPMPPELANHVAAVVVFGNPMDRYVGAPLTAVSPLYADKAIDLCAAGDPICSPGGGMSAPTHDEMFSDAHLSYVRSGMASQGATFATGRVSPAGM
- the ligD gene encoding non-homologous end-joining DNA ligase yields the protein MATPAEEIDVDGVKVRLTNPDKVYFPKLGSDGTKRKLVEYYLAVASGPMLTALRDRPTHLQRFPDGIEGEEIYQKRIPKHAPDYLETCVVTFPSGRTADALKVTHAAAIVWAAQMGTITLHPWQVRCADTEHPDELRVDLDPQPGTAFKEARAIAVDVLKPVLDELGLVGYPKTSGGRGVHIFLRIKPDWDFIAVRRAGIALAREVQRRAPDAVTTSWWKEERGKRIFIDYNQNARDRTFASAYSARKTPIATVSMPLTWDELRDADPDNYTITTAPGFVAGRDDPWEGIDSVAQSLEPLMEMVKADEERGLGDLPYPPSYPKMPGEPPRVQPSKKVAANWDDEGNPVSR